The proteins below come from a single Chitinophaga pinensis DSM 2588 genomic window:
- a CDS encoding LysR substrate-binding domain-containing protein, whose amino-acid sequence MLDFRLKVFYTVARRLSFTKAAEELFISQPAVTKHIHELEQQLGMALFERIGNKIKITRAGQIMLKHADDIFTSYRNLEYEINQLKHEQGGLLSLGASTTIAQYFIPPLLAQFNQRYSEVTASLISGNTEQVEQALLDKTIQLGLIEGRSKNPVLKYVEFAKDEIALIGNVKYDYGEGPLGANELKSIPLLMREQGSGTLEVITDELKRLKLKLTDLQIAMYMGSTESIKSYLHHAPCAAFLSLHAVKRELEAGEFKILPLKNFRLVRKFHFIYLQGQQDKLAQLFIRYARQHAGEQSGDIDTGIIG is encoded by the coding sequence ATGTTGGACTTCAGGTTAAAAGTATTCTACACAGTAGCCAGACGCCTCAGCTTCACAAAAGCTGCCGAAGAATTATTCATCTCACAGCCGGCTGTCACCAAACATATACACGAACTGGAACAGCAGCTCGGCATGGCACTGTTTGAACGTATCGGTAATAAGATCAAGATCACCCGTGCCGGACAGATTATGCTCAAACACGCGGATGATATCTTTACCAGTTACCGTAACCTGGAATACGAGATCAATCAGCTCAAACACGAACAGGGTGGCCTGCTCTCACTCGGCGCCAGCACCACCATCGCACAGTACTTCATTCCCCCTTTACTGGCACAGTTCAATCAACGCTATTCAGAAGTAACCGCCTCGCTCATTTCCGGCAATACCGAACAGGTAGAACAGGCACTGCTCGACAAAACCATCCAACTCGGACTAATAGAAGGCCGTTCTAAAAACCCGGTATTGAAGTATGTGGAGTTTGCAAAAGACGAAATCGCATTGATCGGCAACGTGAAATACGATTACGGGGAAGGTCCGCTGGGCGCGAATGAACTCAAGTCCATTCCCTTGCTGATGCGTGAACAGGGTTCAGGTACCCTGGAGGTAATAACAGACGAATTAAAAAGACTAAAACTAAAACTCACCGATCTCCAGATCGCCATGTATATGGGCAGCACAGAAAGTATCAAGTCTTATCTGCACCATGCACCTTGTGCTGCCTTCCTCTCTCTACATGCAGTTAAAAGAGAACTGGAAGCAGGTGAATTCAAAATATTACCCCTGAAAAACTTCAGGCTGGTCAGGAAATTTCACTTCATTTATCTGCAGGGACAACAGGATAAACTGGCCCAGTTATTCATCCGTTATGCACGTCAGCACGCTGGGGAACAATCCGGTGATATTGATACCGGTATCATCGGCTAA
- the ispG gene encoding (E)-4-hydroxy-3-methylbut-2-enyl-diphosphate synthase — MQLYSNSLTEYKRLATLEVKVGDLLIGNNNPIRIQTMTTTDTMNTLGTVEQAIRCIEAGAELVRITAPSKKEAENLLPIRNELRKRGYTTPLVADIHFTPNAAEIAARIVEKVRINPGNYVDKKKFETLTYTDAEYEEEIDRIRKQFTPLVKICQEHGTAMRIGTNHGSLSDRIMSRYGDTPMGMVESAMEFLRIAEDLNYRNIVLSMKSSNPQVMVQAYRLLVHTMQDQLGHCYPLHLGVTEAGDGEDGRIKSAVGIGTLLEDGIGDTIRVSLTEDPEFELPVCRDLVKRYTSRADHTPIPAIENVPYSPFEYKRRESIAVNNIGGKQVPVVVADCSSTSGITPAHLLPVGYNYNADTDKWNIADAAADYIFSRELLSFALPGTLKVIVPHDIWKDAEDKEKYMPLFTAEEYLLATDKSAVINFIDHNTGVTLPEALLLQMANDHTIVLCLHSSNEHAMPEVRRTFVTLLDRQIQQPVILKCFADATSSDEHLIHYATETGALLLDGFGDGTWLVSEATGAQAPGHALLNNIAFGILQATRTRISKTEYISCPSCGRTLFDLQETTAKIRAVTNHLKGVKIAIMGCIVNGPGEMADADFGYVGSGVGKITLYRGKEVVKRGLNSEVAVDELISLIKENGMWVETN; from the coding sequence ATGCAGCTATATAGTAATTCACTGACGGAGTATAAGAGGCTGGCCACTTTGGAAGTAAAGGTCGGAGACCTGCTGATTGGAAATAATAATCCGATACGTATTCAGACCATGACCACCACAGATACCATGAACACCCTCGGTACTGTGGAACAGGCCATCCGCTGTATCGAAGCGGGCGCCGAACTGGTACGTATTACCGCTCCCAGCAAAAAGGAAGCGGAAAACCTGCTGCCGATTCGTAATGAGCTGCGCAAAAGAGGTTATACCACTCCCCTGGTGGCTGATATCCACTTTACCCCTAATGCCGCTGAAATAGCGGCCCGCATCGTGGAGAAAGTGCGTATCAATCCCGGCAACTACGTTGATAAAAAGAAGTTCGAAACACTCACATATACTGATGCCGAATACGAAGAGGAAATTGACCGTATCCGCAAACAATTCACCCCACTGGTGAAAATATGCCAGGAACACGGCACCGCTATGCGTATCGGTACCAACCACGGCTCCCTCAGCGACCGTATCATGAGCCGCTATGGGGATACGCCAATGGGAATGGTGGAAAGTGCGATGGAATTCCTCCGTATTGCGGAAGACCTCAACTACCGGAACATCGTCCTGAGTATGAAATCCAGCAACCCGCAGGTAATGGTGCAGGCTTACCGCCTGCTCGTACATACCATGCAGGACCAGCTGGGACATTGCTATCCGCTGCATCTGGGAGTAACAGAAGCCGGCGACGGTGAAGACGGCCGTATCAAATCCGCCGTAGGTATCGGTACTTTACTGGAAGACGGTATCGGCGACACCATCCGCGTATCCCTCACGGAAGATCCGGAATTTGAACTGCCTGTATGCCGCGACCTGGTGAAACGCTATACCTCCCGCGCCGATCATACGCCTATCCCGGCAATTGAAAACGTGCCTTATTCTCCTTTCGAATACAAACGCCGTGAAAGCATTGCGGTAAATAATATCGGTGGTAAACAGGTGCCTGTTGTTGTTGCTGATTGCAGTAGCACCAGCGGTATCACACCTGCACACCTGCTGCCTGTTGGTTATAATTATAATGCAGATACAGATAAATGGAATATCGCAGATGCGGCGGCTGATTATATCTTCTCCCGCGAACTGCTGTCTTTCGCTTTACCAGGTACGCTGAAAGTAATTGTGCCACACGACATCTGGAAAGATGCGGAAGACAAGGAAAAATATATGCCGCTGTTCACCGCGGAAGAATACCTCCTTGCCACAGACAAGTCTGCGGTGATCAACTTCATCGATCATAATACCGGTGTGACCCTCCCGGAGGCATTACTGTTGCAGATGGCCAATGATCATACGATCGTTCTCTGTCTCCACTCCTCCAACGAGCACGCCATGCCGGAAGTAAGACGCACTTTCGTGACCCTGCTGGACCGCCAGATCCAGCAACCGGTAATCCTGAAATGTTTTGCTGACGCCACCTCCTCTGATGAACACCTGATACACTATGCGACCGAGACAGGCGCATTACTGCTGGACGGATTCGGTGATGGTACCTGGCTGGTAAGCGAAGCGACCGGTGCACAAGCGCCCGGCCATGCATTATTGAACAATATCGCCTTCGGTATCTTACAGGCCACCAGAACCCGTATATCGAAGACTGAATATATTTCCTGCCCATCCTGCGGTCGTACACTGTTTGACCTCCAGGAAACCACTGCTAAGATCAGAGCTGTCACCAACCACCTCAAAGGCGTGAAGATCGCGATCATGGGTTGTATCGTGAACGGCCCCGGAGAAATGGCAGATGCCGACTTCGGATACGTCGGCAGCGGTGTAGGCAAGATCACACTCTACCGTGGTAAGGAAGTCGTAAAACGAGGACTCAATAGTGAAGTAGCCGTCGATGAACTGATCTCTCTCATCAAGGAAAACGGAATGTGGGTAGAAACTAACTAA
- a CDS encoding tetratricopeptide repeat protein, producing MTKRTLTYQALMAGLLLCLCQHSFAQTGNKYIRKGNDLYKNKQYTDAEANYKKALEVNQQSVEGRYNLGNSLYEQKRYDDARSQYANSFKMAPNREGKADASYNIGNTFMEGKKWEESIKAYKEALKLNPADEQARYNLAYAQTMLKKQNGGGGDNKDKKDNKDKNKDKKQQDQQNKDQQNKDQQKNKQDENKDKDDKNKNKEQQDQKPEPQPSKMNKQEAERLLQALGQEENKLQDKMKKAKGQVVPVDKDW from the coding sequence ATGACGAAACGTACACTGACATACCAGGCGCTCATGGCCGGGCTGTTGCTCTGCCTCTGCCAGCATTCCTTTGCCCAGACAGGTAATAAATATATCCGTAAGGGCAACGACCTGTATAAAAATAAACAGTACACCGACGCAGAAGCGAACTATAAAAAAGCGCTGGAAGTAAACCAGCAATCTGTGGAAGGCCGCTATAACCTGGGTAACTCCCTGTATGAACAGAAACGTTATGACGACGCCCGCTCCCAGTATGCCAATAGCTTCAAGATGGCGCCTAACCGCGAAGGAAAAGCCGACGCCAGCTATAACATCGGCAATACCTTCATGGAAGGTAAAAAATGGGAAGAAAGCATCAAGGCATACAAAGAGGCCCTGAAGCTGAACCCTGCTGATGAACAGGCCCGCTATAACCTCGCCTATGCCCAGACGATGCTGAAGAAACAGAACGGTGGTGGCGGAGATAACAAAGACAAGAAAGACAACAAGGATAAAAATAAAGACAAGAAACAACAGGATCAGCAGAACAAGGATCAACAAAATAAAGATCAGCAGAAGAACAAACAGGACGAGAATAAAGACAAAGACGATAAGAATAAAAATAAAGAACAGCAGGACCAGAAACCAGAACCGCAGCCAAGTAAAATGAATAAGCAGGAAGCTGAACGTTTACTGCAGGCACTGGGACAGGAAGAAAACAAACTACAGGACAAGATGAAGAAGGCTAAAGGCCAGGTTGTTCCTGTTGATAAAGACTGGTGA
- a CDS encoding VWA domain-containing protein: MMLRFQHSEYLWALVLLLVLQLAFLSISWWKRRSIRKLGDPVLVEKLFTGYSRRRFTFRFLLIFIAFLFGAIGLANLQKGSRMEKITRKGVDVVIALDVSKSMLAGDVKPDRLTRAKQLISKLADKLDNDRVGLVVFAGNAYLQMPLTIDYSAAKMYLTTVSPDMIPTQGTAIGQAIQVANDAFNKKERKHKSLIIISDGEDHDEAAISKARAAFEDGVVINTIGIGSPTGSPLPDPETGTYKKDKEGNTVISKLNEDALKSIAAAGKGIYEHLDNNTEEVVNSLTQKIDSMEQKEFGENIFTDYNSYFQYFLAISLLLLVAEFFIPEIRRSKRADVVVTATEKP; encoded by the coding sequence ATGATGTTACGTTTTCAACACAGCGAATATTTATGGGCACTGGTATTACTGCTGGTATTGCAACTTGCATTCCTCAGTATATCCTGGTGGAAACGACGTTCTATTCGGAAACTCGGTGACCCTGTTCTTGTAGAGAAATTATTCACCGGTTATTCCCGTCGTCGGTTCACTTTCCGCTTCCTCCTGATCTTTATCGCCTTCCTCTTTGGCGCTATCGGACTGGCTAACCTCCAGAAAGGCAGCCGTATGGAAAAGATCACCCGTAAGGGCGTGGATGTTGTAATCGCACTCGACGTGAGTAAAAGTATGCTGGCTGGCGACGTAAAACCTGACCGTCTTACCCGTGCAAAACAGCTGATATCCAAACTGGCTGATAAACTGGATAATGACCGTGTCGGACTGGTCGTATTTGCGGGCAATGCTTACCTGCAGATGCCTCTGACCATCGATTACTCCGCCGCTAAAATGTACCTGACTACCGTAAGTCCCGATATGATCCCCACTCAGGGTACCGCGATCGGTCAGGCCATACAGGTAGCCAATGACGCCTTCAATAAAAAAGAAAGAAAACATAAGTCCCTTATTATCATCTCTGACGGTGAAGACCATGACGAAGCCGCTATCTCAAAAGCACGTGCTGCTTTCGAAGACGGTGTAGTGATCAATACCATCGGTATTGGTTCCCCGACCGGTTCCCCACTGCCGGATCCTGAAACGGGTACTTATAAAAAAGATAAAGAAGGGAATACCGTTATATCAAAACTGAACGAAGATGCACTGAAGTCCATCGCAGCTGCCGGCAAAGGCATCTACGAACACCTGGACAATAACACAGAAGAGGTGGTCAATTCACTGACACAGAAGATCGACAGCATGGAGCAGAAAGAGTTCGGAGAAAACATCTTTACAGACTACAACAGCTACTTCCAGTATTTCCTGGCCATCAGCCTCCTGCTGCTCGTTGCTGAATTCTTTATTCCTGAAATCAGACGCAGCAAACGCGCTGACGTTGTTGTTACCGCTACAGAAAAACCATGA
- the blaOXA gene encoding class D beta-lactamase, with translation MKQTGWILLLIAFLANACAPNNVENEKSWEKYFAEYKVEGCFMLFNNSQGTFKVYNLERSQQRFLPASTFKIFNSLVGLETGVIKDTSFVIPWDGVTRDMPEWNHDLSMQQAFRVSAVPYFQEVARRITKPVMQHWLDTVKFGNMKISKIDTFWLDNSLQISPDEELGFVKKLYFDQLPFHKVTMQNVRQVMLMEKKPEYELSYKTGMGFSGPKTIGWITGWIEENGHPSFFVLNIETENKSLDMRTVRMNILRNLLTDAGYFKGMK, from the coding sequence ATGAAACAGACTGGCTGGATACTCCTGCTGATAGCCTTCTTGGCCAATGCCTGCGCACCGAATAACGTTGAAAACGAAAAGAGCTGGGAAAAATACTTCGCCGAATACAAGGTAGAAGGATGTTTTATGCTGTTCAACAACAGCCAGGGTACCTTTAAAGTATATAACCTGGAACGTTCTCAGCAACGCTTCCTGCCCGCCTCTACTTTTAAGATCTTCAACTCCCTAGTAGGCCTTGAAACAGGTGTTATCAAAGATACTTCCTTCGTTATTCCCTGGGATGGCGTAACACGCGACATGCCGGAATGGAACCATGACCTGAGTATGCAACAGGCCTTCCGCGTATCTGCTGTGCCTTACTTCCAGGAAGTAGCCCGCCGTATCACCAAACCAGTAATGCAGCACTGGCTGGATACTGTCAAGTTTGGTAATATGAAGATCAGCAAGATCGATACCTTCTGGCTGGATAACTCTTTACAGATCTCTCCGGATGAAGAACTTGGCTTCGTCAAGAAACTGTATTTCGACCAGCTGCCTTTCCATAAAGTGACCATGCAGAACGTCAGACAAGTAATGCTCATGGAGAAAAAACCAGAATATGAACTGAGTTATAAAACAGGTATGGGTTTCTCCGGACCTAAAACAATCGGCTGGATTACCGGCTGGATTGAAGAGAATGGCCACCCCAGCTTCTTTGTACTGAACATTGAAACAGAAAACAAATCGCTGGATATGCGCACGGTGCGTATGAACATCCTCAGAAACCTCCTGACAGACGCCGGTTACTTTAAAGGAATGAAATAG
- the kbl gene encoding glycine C-acetyltransferase — MNQKFITRIQKELDDIRSAGLFKNERVITSEQGAEIQVGGNTVINFCANNYLGLSSHPDVVKAAKEAIDTHGYGMSSVRFICGTQDIHRELEQKLATFLGTEDTILYAAAFDANGGVFEPLFNEEDAIISDALNHASIIDGVRLCKAQRYRYEHNNMSDLEAKLQESAHLRSRIIVTDGSFSMDGTIAQLDKICDLADKYDAIVMIDESHSSGFLGKTGRGTHEYRNVMGRIDIITGTLGKALGGASGGFTSGKKEIIDMLRQRSRPYLFSNSVAPSIVGASISVLDMLSATTSLRDKLEYNTRYFRTKMTEAGFDIKPGDHPIVPVMLYDAVLSQQFADKLLKEGIYVIGFFFPVVAKGQARIRVQLSAAHEQAHLDKAITAFTKVGKELGVIK, encoded by the coding sequence ATGAACCAGAAATTCATTACCCGTATCCAAAAAGAGCTGGATGACATACGCTCAGCCGGCCTTTTCAAGAATGAGAGAGTTATCACTTCCGAACAAGGCGCTGAAATTCAGGTAGGCGGCAATACCGTTATTAACTTCTGTGCTAATAACTACCTGGGTCTGTCCAGCCACCCCGATGTGGTAAAGGCTGCCAAAGAAGCCATCGACACTCACGGATATGGTATGAGCAGTGTACGCTTTATCTGCGGTACGCAGGATATACACCGGGAACTGGAGCAGAAACTGGCTACCTTCCTCGGTACAGAAGATACCATCCTCTACGCAGCCGCATTTGATGCAAATGGTGGTGTATTTGAACCATTGTTCAATGAAGAAGATGCCATCATCTCCGACGCCCTGAACCATGCCTCTATTATTGACGGTGTTCGCCTCTGTAAAGCACAGCGTTACCGTTATGAGCATAATAATATGTCTGACCTGGAAGCCAAACTCCAGGAATCCGCTCACCTGCGCAGCCGCATCATCGTAACAGATGGTTCCTTCAGTATGGACGGTACCATCGCTCAGCTGGATAAGATCTGCGACCTGGCGGATAAATACGACGCTATCGTAATGATCGACGAAAGCCATTCTTCCGGCTTCCTGGGTAAAACCGGTCGTGGTACCCATGAATACCGTAACGTAATGGGCCGTATCGACATCATCACCGGTACCCTGGGTAAAGCGTTAGGTGGTGCATCCGGTGGTTTCACCAGCGGTAAAAAAGAGATCATCGACATGCTGCGTCAACGTAGCCGCCCTTACCTGTTCTCTAACTCCGTAGCACCAAGCATCGTTGGCGCATCCATCTCCGTACTGGATATGCTGAGCGCAACCACCTCCCTGCGCGATAAACTGGAGTACAACACCCGTTACTTCCGTACCAAAATGACGGAAGCCGGTTTCGATATCAAACCTGGCGATCACCCGATCGTTCCCGTAATGCTGTATGACGCAGTACTCAGTCAGCAATTTGCCGACAAACTGCTGAAAGAAGGTATCTACGTAATAGGCTTCTTCTTCCCGGTTGTGGCAAAAGGCCAGGCGCGTATCCGTGTACAGCTCAGTGCCGCACACGAGCAGGCTCACCTGGATAAAGCCATCACCGCCTTTACCAAGGTGGGCAAAGAATTAGGTGTAATTAAATAA
- a CDS encoding RNA polymerase sigma factor, producing the protein MTEKEYNQCVDLYADNLFRFIVKNLDHTEDARDVVQNAFEILWKHCKDVPFEKGKSYLFTVAYHNMIDHVRKVKRISLVDEFKEETKISEQRIHDAKKVLEKALDRLTDVQRSLILLKDYEGYSYEEIGDIMKLNPSQVKVYLHRARLHLKQYLVKMENVI; encoded by the coding sequence ATGACGGAAAAGGAGTATAATCAATGCGTGGATCTGTACGCGGACAATCTCTTCCGGTTTATTGTTAAAAATTTAGACCATACTGAGGATGCCAGAGATGTTGTACAGAATGCGTTTGAAATATTGTGGAAGCACTGTAAAGATGTGCCTTTTGAGAAAGGCAAGTCATACCTTTTTACTGTAGCGTACCACAATATGATCGACCATGTCCGTAAAGTGAAGCGCATCTCCCTGGTGGACGAGTTTAAAGAGGAGACAAAGATTTCAGAACAACGGATCCATGATGCGAAAAAGGTATTGGAGAAGGCGCTGGACCGTTTGACGGATGTACAGCGTTCCCTGATATTACTGAAAGATTATGAGGGCTACAGCTATGAGGAGATCGGAGATATCATGAAACTGAATCCTTCACAGGTGAAAGTTTACCTGCATCGGGCACGCTTACATCTGAAGCAATACCTGGTTAAAATGGAAAATGTGATCTAG
- a CDS encoding outer membrane beta-barrel protein, with amino-acid sequence MKCKALRYLLLLLIVSVGVQAQTADSLVETFQVKGLIIMKGKDAKGKRIFRVYNDTAYAKERLKKNLQTRWFVVDLGFNNYIDRSDYGGAVALSYYAAPNGYADSYSKSYTYSAAGLNTLAPRGGSAPLTPSEFKLITGKSINVNIWLFQQRLNIYKHKLNLIYALGVEMNNYRFARNITYVPGYPTEIVRDNVNFSKNKLFAEYLSVPLMLNFNSNPARPSRAFKMGMGIMGGYLVKARTKQISRERGKEKKVDDFNLNKWKLSLTGDIGYGPLKLYGNFALTPLHDYGLEQYPFSIGIRFNSF; translated from the coding sequence ATGAAGTGTAAAGCTTTACGCTATTTATTGTTACTGCTTATTGTAAGTGTTGGTGTACAGGCCCAGACTGCAGACAGTCTTGTTGAAACGTTCCAGGTAAAGGGACTCATCATCATGAAGGGAAAGGATGCAAAAGGCAAACGCATCTTCAGGGTTTATAATGACACCGCCTATGCGAAAGAAAGGTTGAAGAAAAACCTGCAAACCAGGTGGTTTGTCGTGGATCTCGGCTTTAACAACTATATCGACCGCAGCGATTACGGCGGAGCAGTAGCATTATCCTATTACGCGGCACCCAACGGCTATGCAGACAGCTATAGTAAATCCTATACTTATTCAGCTGCGGGCCTTAATACCCTGGCGCCTCGTGGAGGAAGTGCACCACTTACACCTTCGGAGTTCAAGCTTATTACCGGAAAGTCCATCAATGTCAACATCTGGCTTTTCCAGCAAAGGCTGAACATCTACAAGCATAAATTAAACCTGATCTATGCGCTGGGTGTCGAAATGAACAACTATCGCTTTGCGAGAAATATCACTTATGTGCCTGGTTACCCGACCGAAATCGTAAGAGATAATGTGAATTTCTCTAAAAACAAGCTGTTTGCCGAATACCTGAGCGTACCGCTGATGCTGAACTTTAACAGTAATCCGGCCCGTCCTTCCAGAGCTTTTAAAATGGGCATGGGTATAATGGGGGGGTATCTTGTAAAGGCCAGGACCAAGCAGATCAGCAGAGAAAGAGGGAAAGAGAAAAAAGTAGATGACTTCAACCTGAATAAATGGAAACTCAGCCTTACCGGAGATATAGGATACGGACCTCTTAAACTTTATGGTAACTTCGCGCTGACTCCATTACATGATTATGGCCTGGAACAGTATCCTTTCTCAATAGGGATACGTTTTAATAGCTTTTAA